TGACGCGAGCCGACCGCGCTGCGGCTCGGCACCATGAAGACGTCGTCGTACGTCAGGTCGTACGCGGGCTGGATGTCGTTGAGGAAACGCACGTGCTGCACATCCCAGTCGATCAGAGGTGGCCCCCGGACAGGTCAGCCAGGGGGAAAGAGCACGTACTTCATTGTCCCATGCCGTATGGCCCGTCATGCCCTGTCACAACATCCAGGCTGGTCAGCGGGGGGTTAGGAGGAACCTCCAAGGGCGAGGGCGACGGTGAGCGCGGGGGTGCGCTCCGACGCCTGCGCGAACACCTCCCGCGCGGTGCGCCACTCCTCGGGACGGGCCTCGGCGTAGGAGCGCCACCCCACGACGACCAGCAGCAGCCCGCGCCCGGCGGCGTCTTTCGGCCATACGGAGGGATCGCCCAGGGAATCGGCCAGCGCGTCCCAGTTGCGGCCGAACCAGTCGGGCAGCGCGAGGGCGCGGGCGGCGCGGTCCATCAGGCCCGCCTTGTCCGTGATGCCGTCGAGGTCAAGGGCGACCACCAGCCGCCCGGTCGGGTCTTCACTCATCGCAGTACCGCCCGGAAGGTGTCGTAGTGGTCGTCGGTGTAGTACAGCTCGGCGTGCTGCCCGGTGATCAGACGGCGGGCGCCCCGGGTGCGCGCGCCCGGGGTCTTGACCGTGTACTCGTGGTAGTAGCCCCGCTGGTGCCGGGGCAGCCGGTGCTCGAGGTTGCCGAAGACCACACCGTCCTGTGTGTACGGGAACGGGCCGCCCTTGTCGATCAGGGCCAGGGTCTGCCGGGCCTCGGACGGCAGCCGGGACACGCGGACGGTGGCCGTGCCGCGGGCCCAGGAGGGGGTGGCCGTGCCGGATCCGGCGGAGGGGTTGCCGTGGCCGTGGGAGGCGGACCGCGAGGACGCCGGCGAGGCCGGGCCCTGAGCGGTGGAACACCCGGCCAGCAGGACGGAGAGACAGACGAGGAGCCCCGCGAACAGGCGGGGGACGGACCGCAGCAGCATGCCGACGATGCTCCCACGGCCGTCCTCCGGCGGCCTGCTCCAGGCCCCCCGAGGGGGCCGTGCGCTCAGACGCCGTCCGGGTCCGAGCGGTTCAGGGCCGACTTGGGAGCCGGTCCGGCCGCCAGCAGGTGGTCGGCGGCCGAGGTGTCCGTGACCAGGCTGGTGACCAGGCCGGAGCGGAGCACCGCGTCGATCGCCGCCGCCTTGCGCTGGCCGCCCGCGATGGCGACCACCTCGGGGATCCGGCGGAGCTGGTCGGCCGTGACCGTGATGCAGCGCTCCCCCAGGTCCCGGCCGATCCGGCGGCCCTCGGAGTCGAAGAGGTGCGCGGCCATCTCGGCGGCGACGCCGAGCGAGGCGTAGTGGGCGCGCTCCTCGTCGCTGAGCATGTCGTGCACCGTGGAGATGCCCGGCTCCCAGGAGCCGATGGACACACAGGCGACCGTGACCTTGTCGAAGTACTCGAAGGCACGGGCGATGCCGGTCTGGTTGCGCAGCGCGGCGGCGGTGGCCTCGTCCGGCAGCAGCATCGGCGCGTAGATGGGGTGGGCGTCGCCGCCGGAGACCTGGGCCGCGCGGCGCACCGCCTCCACCGAGCCGCGCTCGGAGGTCCCCGCGTCGTACACACCGGTCAGCTGGACCACGGTGCACGGGGGCAGCCGGTCCAGCGCCGCCGCCATGTGGATGGTGGAGCGGCCCCAGGCCAGGCCCAGCACATCGCCCTCGTCGACCAGTTCGCCGAGCAGGTCGGCGGCGACCTCGCCCAGGTTCTCCGGGTCCGGGGTCTCCTCGGCCTCGGCCGGGGACTCGACCACGACGGCGTGCCTGAGGCCGTAGCGGGCGCGGAGCGCGTCGGAGCGCTCGGCGTCCAGCTCGGCGGGGACGCGGATCTCGATGCGCACCAGATCCCGTTCGAGGGCGGTCTCCAGGACCCGGGCCACCTTGAAGCGGCTGACGCCGAACTCCTCGGCGATCTGGATCTTGGACTTGCCCTCGAGGTAGAAGCGGCGGGCCATGGCCGCCGCCTGCACCAGCTCAGCGGGTCCCATCCGCACTGCTGACCGGCCCGCCGACATACCCGACACGGCGTTCTCCTCACTGCTGTTCACACGACTGCTGTTCACACGTGCATTCGCCGTTCATCCTTGCAGATTCGGCGCTGTCGATCAGCCCTGATGAGAGCCGTTCACGTACCTGATGCTCAGTGGTTGCACACCCAGGACGCCTGAGCGGTCGCTTTCTCCGCCTGGGTGCGCAGGGCACGGACCGCCTCGGCCGGGTCCTCGGCGCCGTAGACGGCCGAACCGGCGACGAAGACGTCGGCGCCGGCGTCCGCGCACCGCTCGATCGTCGAGGCCGACACCCCGCCGTCCACCTGGAGCCACAGCTGGAGGCCGTGCCGGCCGATCAGCTCCCTGGTGCGGCGGATCTTCGGCAGCATGATGTCGAGGAACGCCTGTCCGCCGAAGCCGGGCTCCACCGTCATGATCAGGAGCATGTCCAGCTCGGGCAGCAGGTCCTCGTACGGCTCGATCGGGGTGGCGGGCTTGAGCGCCATCGAGGCCCGCGCCCCCTTGGCCCGGATCTCCCGGGCCAGCCGCACGGGCGCGGCGGCGGCCTCCACATGGAAGGTGACCGAGGAGGCCCCCGCCTCCACGTACTGCGGCGCCCAGCGGTCCGGGTCCTCGATCATCAGATGGCAGTCCAGCGGGGTGTCCGCCGCGCGCGCCAGGGACTCCACGACCGGCACGCCGAGCGTGAGATTGGGGACGAAATGGTTGTCCATCACGTCGACGTGGAGCCAGTCGGCGCCCTCGACCGCCTTCGCCTCCTCGGCGAGGCGGGCGAAGTCCGCGGACAGGATGCTGGGGTTGATCTGCACGGCCATGCCCCAAGCCTGCCATGCCGCGGCGCCGGGCCGTAACGGCGGTACCCGGGGGCCGCGCCCCGGCCCAGGCCGCCGGGGCTCAGCCGGTCCGGCGGATCAGGGCCAGGTACATCGCGTCGGTGCCGTGCAGGTGCGGCCAGAGCTGGATGTCCGGGCCCTCGCCGAGCGCGGGGACGCCGGGGAGCAGCGGCCGGGCGTCGATCAGTTCGGTCTCCGGGAACTGCTTGAGCACGTCGGAGACGACCGCCCTGGTCTCGGCGAGGTGGGGCGAGCAGGTGGCGTAGCCGACGACACC
The sequence above is drawn from the Streptomyces sp. SAT1 genome and encodes:
- a CDS encoding barstar family protein; this encodes MSEDPTGRLVVALDLDGITDKAGLMDRAARALALPDWFGRNWDALADSLGDPSVWPKDAAGRGLLLVVVGWRSYAEARPEEWRTAREVFAQASERTPALTVALALGGSS
- a CDS encoding ribonuclease domain-containing protein, translating into MLLRSVPRLFAGLLVCLSVLLAGCSTAQGPASPASSRSASHGHGNPSAGSGTATPSWARGTATVRVSRLPSEARQTLALIDKGGPFPYTQDGVVFGNLEHRLPRHQRGYYHEYTVKTPGARTRGARRLITGQHAELYYTDDHYDTFRAVLR
- a CDS encoding sugar-binding transcriptional regulator, with protein sequence MNSSEENAVSGMSAGRSAVRMGPAELVQAAAMARRFYLEGKSKIQIAEEFGVSRFKVARVLETALERDLVRIEIRVPAELDAERSDALRARYGLRHAVVVESPAEAEETPDPENLGEVAADLLGELVDEGDVLGLAWGRSTIHMAAALDRLPPCTVVQLTGVYDAGTSERGSVEAVRRAAQVSGGDAHPIYAPMLLPDEATAAALRNQTGIARAFEYFDKVTVACVSIGSWEPGISTVHDMLSDEERAHYASLGVAAEMAAHLFDSEGRRIGRDLGERCITVTADQLRRIPEVVAIAGGQRKAAAIDAVLRSGLVTSLVTDTSAADHLLAAGPAPKSALNRSDPDGV
- the rpe gene encoding ribulose-phosphate 3-epimerase translates to MAVQINPSILSADFARLAEEAKAVEGADWLHVDVMDNHFVPNLTLGVPVVESLARAADTPLDCHLMIEDPDRWAPQYVEAGASSVTFHVEAAAAPVRLAREIRAKGARASMALKPATPIEPYEDLLPELDMLLIMTVEPGFGGQAFLDIMLPKIRRTRELIGRHGLQLWLQVDGGVSASTIERCADAGADVFVAGSAVYGAEDPAEAVRALRTQAEKATAQASWVCNH